The window GTGCACGATCTCCTGCAACTGCATGTAGAGCGTCGCGCGTTCTTCCGGCTCGGTGGAAATACGAGCCTGATTCAGAATCTCATCGACTTCCGTGTTCGAGTAATAGCCGGAGTTGAAGCCGCCTTCGGATGGCAGCGCTTCGGTGCGCAGGGTCAGGAACGGCAGCGTGTCGGGGTCGTTGGTCATCCACGCCATCTCGGCCATGTCTGCCTTGCCTTCGAGGCCGGGGTTCACCTGTCCGAGATAGGTGTTCCACTCATAAGTCTCGATCTTGACGTTCATGCCGACTGCCGCGAGGTCGGCCTGGATGGCCGTGCCCATGGCGACGGGATCGAGCATGCCCGAGCCGCCCTCGGTGACGAAGAAGGTGACTTCCTCGCCGTCATAGCCGGCTTCCTCCAGCAGGGCCTTGGCCTTGTCGGGGTCGTAGGCATAGGGCTCGACCTCTTCATTGTAGGCCCATGCAAAGGCGGGCGCGACCGGCCCGGTGGAAACCTCGGCGGTCCCCTGAAGCACGTCGTTCACCAGCGATTCCTTGTTGACCGCGTAGTTGGCGGCTTGACGGATCTTCTGGTCGGCGAAGGGGCCTTCCTTCGTGTTCAGCAGCACGTACCAGACATGCGGTCCCGCCTGTTCGAAGACCTGGAAGTCGGGCGCATCGCGGAACTGGCCGATGGAATCCGGCGGCACCTCGACCATGATGTCGAGCCCGCCCGCAAGCATTTCCGCAACGCGGGTGTTGGCATCCGTGATCGGGCGGAAGACGACCGCCTCGAGCGCCGGCGCGCCGTCCCAGTAGTCGTCGTTGCGTGTGACGACGACGCGCTGGTTGCTCTGCCATTCTGCGAATTTGTAGGCGCCCGTGCCAACGGGGTTCCGACCAAAATCCTTGCCGTGCTGCTCGACCGCGGCGGGCGACACCATCAGGCCAGTGGGATAGGCGAGGTTGGAGAGGAACGGCGCGAAGGGTTCGTTGAGCTTGACCTCGACCGTCGTGTCGTCGACTGCCGTGACCGTCTCGATCGCGGAGAAGAAGAAGGCGAGCGGGAAGGGGCCGGTGTCGTGGAAGGGGTGGTTCTCGTCGATCATCCGCTCGAAGTTGAACTTCACCGCCTCTGCGTTGAACGGCGTGCCGTCGTGGAAGGTCACGCCCTCCCGCAGATCGAACGTGTAGGTGAGGCCGTCTTCGGAGATGGTCCACTCTTCCGCCAGCGCAGGCGCGACTTCCAGCGTGCCATCGGCGAACCGCACCAGCCCGTCATACATGTTGACGAGGATGCGGAAATCGTTGGTGGCGGTCACGGCATGGGGATCGAGCGATTGCGGCTCGGCGATCTGGCCGACGACGACGACGTTCGGCGGTGTCTGCGCGTGTGCGACAGGGCCAAGCGTCACCACGCATGCAGCCGCGAACGCGGCAAGGATACGGCTCATGAAGGGTCTCCGATCACGGATTCACAGAATGAGCGACCCAATAAATCATTATAATTTGCCGCATGCAAGAATTAATGCGGATAAATTGGCGCACGGACATGGCCGGAGGTGGGGTGTAAGATAAAGGGCGAGCCCGCTTCAGGCCCGCCCCCACGGTTCCATCTGCTTTCGACGGCGGATCAGAAGCCCCCGGCGCAGCCGTCCTTGCGTGGATCGGAGCCGGACACATAGCCGCCTTCGATCCGCTGCACCAATTGTGCACCGCCGAAGCCGAAGCTGGCTTCCGGCGCTTCGGAAACGACGGCGTGGCCGAGTTCCTCCAGCCGCGCGACCGTTGCGGGGGCCATCGAGCTTTCGATGGCCACGTCCAGGCCGGAAATGACGCGCCAGCGCGGCGCATCGGCAGCCGTCTGCGGATCCTGGCCCCAGACCTGCGTGCGCAGCATCATCTGGAGATGGCCCTGCGCCTGAATCGGTCCGCCCATCAGGCCGAACGCCATCAGCGGTCCGGCTTTGCCCATCACGAAGCCGGGTATGATCGTATGGAAGGGCCGCTTGCTCGGCCCAACCTCATTGGGATGGCCGGGGATCGTGTTGAAGCCGAAGCCGCGATTCTGGAGGCTGATGCCCGTGCCCGGAACGACGACGCCGGACCCGAAGCCGGCATAGTTCGACTGAATGTAGGAGACCATCATCCCGTCCGCGTCGCCCGAGGCGAGACAGACTGTGCCGCCGTCGCGCGGCGCGCCGACGGGGAAAAGCGATGCCTTGGCCGGGTCGATCAGCTTTCCGCGTGAGGCGAGATAGGCGTCGTCCAGCAGATGCGAGGCCTTGACCTCGTCCATGTGAAGCTGGTCGGCCACGAAGGCATGAATGTCCATGAAGGCGAGCTTGATCGCCTCGATCTGGAGATGAAGCGCCTCCGGGCTGTCGGGGTGAAGCGCTTCAATGCCGGTGCCCTTGAGCATGCCCAGCGCCATCAGCGCGGCGATGCCCTGGCCGTTCGGCGGGATTTCGTGCAGCGTCGCGTCGCCGAAATCCTTTGCGATGGTTCCACACCAGTCGTTCTCGTGCGCCGCCATGTCGGCGGCGGTCAGGGCAGCGTCGTGCTCCTTCGCAAAGGCTGCTATCTTGTCGGCCAGTTCGCCGCGATAGAAGGCTTCGCCTTTGGTGGCCGCGATCAAACGCAGCGTGTTCGCCATGGCCTCGCACTGGAACAGTTCGCCGGCTTCCGGCGCCCGGCCCTTGGGCATGAACGCTTCGGCAAAGCCCGGCTGGACATGCAGTTCCTCGGCGGCGCGCTTCCATTGCTCGGCGACGATGGGCGTGACGTGGTAGCCCTTCGATGCGTATTCGATGGCAGGCTCGAAGAGCGCCTCGAACGGCAGCTTGCCGAAACGTTCCGACAGTTGGACCCATGCGGAAACGGCGCCCGGCACGGTGACGCTCTCCCAGCCGCGGCGCGGAACGCCCGGCTTGCCCGCGAAGCGCTCCGGGGACCATGCCGCCGGCGAGCGGCCCGACGCGTTGAGCCCGTGCAATTCCGTGCCATCCCACAGGATGCAGAAGGCGTCGGAGCCGAGCCCGTTTCCGGTCGGTTCCACGACGGTGAGTGTAATCGCGGCGGCAAGCGCTGCATCGAGCGCGTTGCCGCCCTTGCGAAGCATCGAAAGTCCGGTTTCGGTGGCGAGCGGGTGCGAGGTGGCGATGGCGTTGCGGGACATGACCGGCGAGCGGCGCGATGGATAGATCGGATCGATGGGATAGGTCATTGGTCGCTCACGATTGCGATTTGGAAATGAGAGCCGAGACAGGCGCGTCCGCGCTCGACAGGTCGGCAGGTGAAAGCTGGTCGCGGTCGAAGAGGTCTTCTATCATC is drawn from Mesorhizobium sp. CAU 1732 and contains these coding sequences:
- a CDS encoding ABC transporter substrate-binding protein, with the protein product MSRILAAFAAACVVTLGPVAHAQTPPNVVVVGQIAEPQSLDPHAVTATNDFRILVNMYDGLVRFADGTLEVAPALAEEWTISEDGLTYTFDLREGVTFHDGTPFNAEAVKFNFERMIDENHPFHDTGPFPLAFFFSAIETVTAVDDTTVEVKLNEPFAPFLSNLAYPTGLMVSPAAVEQHGKDFGRNPVGTGAYKFAEWQSNQRVVVTRNDDYWDGAPALEAVVFRPITDANTRVAEMLAGGLDIMVEVPPDSIGQFRDAPDFQVFEQAGPHVWYVLLNTKEGPFADQKIRQAANYAVNKESLVNDVLQGTAEVSTGPVAPAFAWAYNEEVEPYAYDPDKAKALLEEAGYDGEEVTFFVTEGGSGMLDPVAMGTAIQADLAAVGMNVKIETYEWNTYLGQVNPGLEGKADMAEMAWMTNDPDTLPFLTLRTEALPSEGGFNSGYYSNTEVDEILNQARISTEPEERATLYMQLQEIVHEDAPWIFVANWVQGAVTTANIQGFDLQPSFFLNLHDVTKN
- a CDS encoding gamma-glutamyltransferase family protein; amino-acid sequence: MTYPIDPIYPSRRSPVMSRNAIATSHPLATETGLSMLRKGGNALDAALAAAITLTVVEPTGNGLGSDAFCILWDGTELHGLNASGRSPAAWSPERFAGKPGVPRRGWESVTVPGAVSAWVQLSERFGKLPFEALFEPAIEYASKGYHVTPIVAEQWKRAAEELHVQPGFAEAFMPKGRAPEAGELFQCEAMANTLRLIAATKGEAFYRGELADKIAAFAKEHDAALTAADMAAHENDWCGTIAKDFGDATLHEIPPNGQGIAALMALGMLKGTGIEALHPDSPEALHLQIEAIKLAFMDIHAFVADQLHMDEVKASHLLDDAYLASRGKLIDPAKASLFPVGAPRDGGTVCLASGDADGMMVSYIQSNYAGFGSGVVVPGTGISLQNRGFGFNTIPGHPNEVGPSKRPFHTIIPGFVMGKAGPLMAFGLMGGPIQAQGHLQMMLRTQVWGQDPQTAADAPRWRVISGLDVAIESSMAPATVARLEELGHAVVSEAPEASFGFGGAQLVQRIEGGYVSGSDPRKDGCAGGF